A single genomic interval of Coccidioides posadasii str. Silveira chromosome 1, complete sequence harbors:
- a CDS encoding uncharacterized protein (EggNog:ENOG410PHH2~COG:S), with the protein MVKRIVQHPLSICRPVVQQPIDHGESIQHRIVRVTEDIECLKRFYSIDISPTTVAKLKKYYHEELGELEALPFQSYNQEDKIDFLLLSNFLRRSLRRLELDETRIKKMDPLLRPFAPSIIQLCEDRQKVVPVDGQVAAQRLEDISKAITSLMTRLEKGDIEIDKFSAFRAASAVEQLQHSLAEWFSFYEGYEPLLTWWTSQPHSQVIVKLEDLAAAIRRNIVGLDPDEEDPIVGQPIGYEGLLADLEAEVIPYTPEELITIGEKEYIWCEREMKNASRELGFGEDWRRALEYVKNLYVSPGQQPQLVRKLADEAIEYVTKNDLVTVPPLAAETWRTFMMSPSAQKVAPFFLGGESIRVSFPTSSMDHNDKLMSLRSNNVHFSRATVFHELIPGHHLQLYMASRYRPYRQLFTTPFWIEGGALYWEMTFWDRGFPQSPENRIGMLFWRMHRCARIIFSLKFHMGQMTPQECIDFLVSRVGHERATAEGEVRRSFNGDYSPLYQAGYMLGALQLRSLRREIVDSGIIGEKEFHDWILRENQMPIEFLRAIMQDLPLTPEYKPSWKFYG; encoded by the coding sequence ATGGTCAAACGAATTGTCCAGCATCCTCTGAGCATCTGTCGACCTGTCGTTCAACAGCCAATCGACCATGGCGAAAGCATCCAACATCGCATTGTAAGGGTGACCGAAGATATCGAGTGCTTGAAAAGGTTCTACTCAATCGATATTTCACCGACCACGGTGGCCAAATTGAAAAAGTACTATCATGAAGAGCTGGGAGAACTGGAGGCTTTGCCATTTCAATCCTACAACCAGGAGGATAAGATAGATTTCCTACTTCTGAGCAACTTTCTGAGACGGAGCCTCCGACGACTCGAATTGGATGAAACTCGGATTAAAAAGATGGACCCCCTACTACGGCCATTTGCTCCGTCCATTATTCAATTATGCGAGGACAGGCAAAAGGTTGTCCCGGTGGATGGCCAGGTCGCAGCGCAGCGGCTCGAGGACATCTCTAAAGCGATAACATCTCTCATGACAAGGCTCGAGAAAGGCGACATTGAAATAGACAAATTTAGCGCCTTCCGCGCCGCCAGTGCCGTGGAGCAACTTCAGCATTCTCTCGCAGAATGGTTCAGCTTTTACGAAGGATACGAGCCTCTACTGACTTGGTGGACATCACAGCCGCATTCTCAAGTGATTGTGAAATTGGAAGACCTTGCGGCAGCCATTCGACGAAACATTGTTGGCTTGGATCCGGATGAAGAAGACCCCATCGTCGGCCAACCAATCGGCTATGAAGGTTTGCTTGCTGACCTAGAAGCCGAAGTGATACCCTACACTCCAGAGGAGCTGATCACAATCGGCGAGAAGGAATATATATGGTGTGAACGAGAGATGAAGAATGCTTCACGGGAATTGGGCTTTGGAGAAGATTGGCGTAGGGCATTAGAATACGTCAAGAATCTTTACGTTTCTCCTGGGCAGCAACCGCAACTCGTTCGCAAACTTGCGGATGAAGCTATCGAATATGTAACCAAGAATGATTTGGTGACCGTTCCTCCTCTGGCTGCTGAGACGTGGAGGACGTTCATGATGTCTCCCTCCGCACAGAAAGTAGCCCCTTTTTTCCTGGGCGGCGAATCTATTCGGGTCTCCTTCCCTACCTCCTCAATGGACCACAACGACAAGCTCATGAGCCTTCGCTCAAACAACGTCCACTTCTCCCGTGCCACTGTCTTCCACGAGCTCATTCCTGGACACCACTTACAACTCTACATGGCCTCTCGTTACCGTCCCTATCGCCAGCTCTTCACCACCCCGTTCTGGATCGAGGGTGGTGCTTTGTACTGGGAAATGACTTTTTGGGATAGAGGATTCCCACAAAGCCCAGAGAACCGCATCGGAATGCTCTTCTGGCGCATGCATCGCTGCGCCCGCATCATCTTCTCACTCAAGTTTCATATGGGCCAGATGACACCACAGGAGTGCATCGACTTTCTCGTCTCGCGGGTCGGACACGAACGCGCCACAGCGGAGGGCGAGGTTCGTCGGTCATTCAATGGTGATTATTCCCCGTTATATCAGGCCGGGTATATGCTTGGTGCCCTACAGCTTCGGTCACTGAGACGTGAGATTGTGGATTCTGGAATTATTGGAGAAAAGGAGTTCCATGATTGGATTCTGAGGGAAAACCAGATGCCGATTGAATTTCTCAGGGCTATAATGCAGGATTTACCCTTAACACCGGAGTATAAGCCGTCGTGGAAATTTTATGGGTAG
- a CDS encoding uncharacterized protein (EggNog:ENOG410PFPV~COG:P~TransMembrane:13 (i114-132o138-158i218-238o244-266i287-318o324-342i363-382o436-456i489-509o515-539i671-690o710-731i743-768o)), translated as MTWKSRLFSRSAASGHGDGDVITTHSDEVKGEGKPESQEREIAAKDLEKVAKSHQWDPNLPSEQIDAIEEARRTGDVEIVTQVDKAFLEESPYPEVRAAVRNTDEGEVANTVRAWILGLVFVTVGSGLNMFLSMRSPAITFPSIVVQLLVYPVGCLWAKVVPRKVFNVFGLRWTFNTGPFTIKEHAVITIMSNVAIDYAYSTDALLALQGKPFFNINLGWGFALLFTLSSQMIGMALSGIFRRFLIWPAAMIWPSVFSNTSLFYALHDKTRSDPSTTNGWRISRYRWFLYLMMAAFAYYWIPGVLWQGLSVFCFVTWIRPKSPVINQLFGGFTGLSLIPLTFDWTYISSYLQNPLLSPTHSHLNTLIGLGLFVIITTVGISYSGAMYSDYLPINTSSTFDNTQNFYNVSRILGPNFSFDIEKYKSYSPLFLAPTFALNYGLSFAALTAVLVHIALYHGKEIIYRAKAARNQEPDIHMKLMSKYEECPEWWYAVLLAVSVALGLATSEAYSSQLPWWAFFVATIMGLVFVIPTCMLLAIANIPLALNVLSPFLGGFMLPGKAIGVMVFKVYATNTLGRAQTYSRDLKLGHYMKVPPKTTFTCQVGATIWAVFVQIAVMNWTLGNVENVCTPDQPAHFTCPNGKTFFSSSIVWGVIGPQRMFGPGSIYSSIQWYWLIGAALPVIFYVLIRLFPRSPARFLNAPVMLGAMNWLPPATPLSFSSWAIVGLIFNYWIRRKWSGWWHQYNYVTAAALDSGLVIATIVIFFAITFPGVSLPNWWGNNIPYETIDYTYEAVRRTVSPGETFGPTEW; from the exons ATGACGTGGAAATCAAGGCTCTTTTCCCGGTCAGCAGCCAGTGGCCATGGTGATGGGGACGTCATCACGACGCACTCCGATGAGGTGAAGGGAGAGGGGAAGCCTGAGTCTCAGGAGCGCGAGATCGCGGCGAAGGACCTGGAGAAGGTCGCAAAGTCTCATCAATGGGACCCGAACCTCCCCAGTGAGCAGATTGACGCTATAGAGGAAGCAAGGCGGACTGGGGACGTTGAGATTGTCACTCAAGTTGACAAGGCCTTTCTCGAGGAGTCGCCATACCCGGAAGTTCGCGCCGCCGTAAGAAACACAGATGAAGGAGAGGTGGCCAACACCGTTCGCGCATGGATTTTGGGATTGGTTTTTGTCACTGTGGGAAGCGGGCTGAACATGTTCTTGAGCATGCG GAGCCCAGCAATTACTTTTCCTTCAATTGTCGTCCAatt ACTGGTCTACCCCGTTGGATGTCTCTGGGCGAAGGTTGTTCCACGAAAGGTTTTCAATGTCTTCGGTCTTCGTTGGACATTTAACACTGGTCCATTTACAATCAAGGAGCATGCGGTGATAACG ATCATGTCAAA CGTCGCTATCGATTATGCATATAGCACCGATGCCCTTCTCGCTCTTCAAGGAAAAC CATTCTTTAATATCAACCTGGGATGGGGATTTGCCTTGCTTTTCACCTTGAGTAGCCAGATGATAGGGATGGCTCTCTCCGGGATCTTCCGTCGTTTCCTTATCTG GCCAGCAGCAATGATCTGGCCTTCTGTGTTTTCAAACACATCCTTGTTCTACGCCCTTCACGATAAAACTCGCTCGGATCCATCTACGACCAATGGCTGGCGAATCTCACGGTATCGCTGGTTCTTGTACCTTATGATGGCCGCATTCGCATATTATTG GATTCCCGGAGTTCTATGGCAAGGGCTTTCGGTATTTTGTTTTGTAACAT GGATCCGACCCAAGAGCCCCGTTATCAACCAACTGTTCGGTGGATTTACGGGATTATCGTTGATCCCGCTGACATTTGACTGGAC ATACATATCGAGTTATTTACAGAATCCATTGTTGTCGCCTACGCACTCGCACCTTAACACTCTGATAGGGCTTGGGCTCTTTGTCATCATAACCACTGTTGGAATCTCTTATTCTGGGGCTAT GTACTCGGATTATCTTCCAATCAACACCTCTTCCACGTTCGACAATACACAGAATTTCTATAATGTTTCAAGAATTCTTGGACCAAACTTTTCATTCGACATTGAGAAGTACAAATCGTACTCTCCGTTGTTTCTGGCGCCAACGTTTGCCCTAAATTACGGGTTATCATTCGCTGCCCTCACCGCAGTTCTTGTCCATATCGCACTCTACCATGGCAAGGAAATTATTTACCGTGCCAAAGCTGCAAGAAATCAAGAGCCCGATATCCATATGAAATTGATGTCGAAATACGAGGAATGCCCCGAATGGTGGTATGCAGTCCTGTTAGCAGTCTCCGTCGCCTTGGGTTTGGCTACTTCCGAGGCGTATTCTTCTCAGCTCCCGT GGTGGGCATTTTTTGTTGCTACAATCATGGGGCTCGTCTTTGTT ATCCCTACATGCATGCTTTTGGCCATTGCAAATATACCGCTTG CACTAAATGTCCTCTCTCCTTTCCTCGGTGGGTTCATGTTACCAGGAAAAGCTATCGGCGTCATGGTCTTCAAGGTCTATGCCACTAACACACTTGGACGAGC GCAAACATATAGCCGAGATTTGAAG CTGGGTCATTATATGAAAGTCCCACCGAAGACAACATTTACGTGCCAGGTCGGAGCTACTATATGGGCTGTCTTTGTCCAGATAGCAGTTATGAACTGGACTCTTGGTAACGTCGAGAATGTTTGCACGCC CGACCAACCAGCTCATTTTACCTGTCCCAACGGTAAAACATTTTTCTCATCAAGTATAGTATGGG GTGTTATCGGACCACAGCGGATGTTCGGCCCAGGTTCCATATACTCTTCCATTCAATGGTACTGGCTGATTGGAGCAGCCCTCCCTGTTATATTTTATGTTCTCATTAGGCTCTTCCCTCGATCCCCAGCAAGATTCCTCAATGCTCCAGT GATGCTCGGCGCTATGAACTGGCTGCCACC TGCTACTCCCCTGAGCTTCTCGTCTTGGGCTATTGTTGGCTTGATTTTCAACTACTGGATTCGCCGCAAGTGGTCCGGTTGGTGGCATCAGTACAATTATGTCACCGCCGCAGCACTCGACTCTGGCCTTGTGATTGCCACGATCGTAATATTTTTCGCAATTACATTCCCAGGAGTTAGTCTCCCGAACTGGTGGGGGAATAATATCCCGTATGAAACGATT GATTACACCTACGAAGCGGTGCGTAGGACAGTTTCGCCAGGTGAGACGTTCGGGCCAACAGAGTGGTAA
- a CDS encoding uncharacterized protein (BUSCO:477057at4751~EggNog:ENOG410PRAY~COG:S~BUSCO:14837at33183): MARNLQKVQKQISKKRGALDALHANSRDSKRLRRASAREGKLARAAAEHVKGRQIYLDRVNFFKDSIQHIAAPLSDEEVAQLVTRYRARYAPELTELRQQKRKGRPPSKREETLTQREEFEAKEYATGFWVPDLGSEDNIRRLKGWNGDWSSLSNLDFVRLNREGNKQQSAFPPRGLS, encoded by the exons ATGGCAAGGAACCTACAAAAGGTGCAAAAGCAAATCTCTAAAAAAAGGGGAGCGCTTGACGCCTTGCATGCCAATAGCAGAGACTCGAAGCGTCTCCGCCGAGCGAGTGCGAGGGAGGGGAAGCTGGCGCGCGCCGCTGCGGAGCATGTGAAGGGAAGGCAAATATACC TGGACAGAGTGAATTTCTTCAAAGACTCCATCCAGCATATTGCAGCGCCGCTCTCAGATGAGGAGGTGGCCCAATTGGTTACAAG ATATAGAGCGCGATATGCACCTGAGCTCACAGAGCTTCGTCAGCAGAAGAGGAAAGGCCGGCCGCCGAGTAAACGGGAAGAAACACTAACCCAAAGAGAAGAATTTGAAGCGAAGGAATACGCCACAGGGTTCTGGGTCCCAGATCTAGGCTCGGAAGATAATATCAGGAGGCTGAAGGGGTGGAATGGGGATTGGTCGTCGCTGAGCAACTTAGATTTTGTCCGGTTAAATCGAGAGGGCAACAAACAACAATCGGCGTTCCCACCGAGGGGACTTTCATGA